In Candidatus Defluviibacterium haderslevense, the following are encoded in one genomic region:
- a CDS encoding Glu/Leu/Phe/Val dehydrogenase, whose amino-acid sequence MSKESEGSFLDSVNRNFDKAAACTTIPKGILAQIKACNAVYEIRFPVRIDNEIHVIEAYRAQHSHHRLPTKGGIRYSQHVNREEVEALAALMTYKCAIVDVPFGGAKGGVKINPWEYKEDQLERITRRYTTELIRKNFIGPGIDVPAPDYGTGPREMAWILDTYVTFKGGEIDAAGCVTGKPVNQNGIQGRNEATGRGVFYGLRELCDTKAAMDKLGLTVGLAGKKVVIQGLGNVGSFTGTIMQKEGGITIVGVAEFEGSIYKADGIDMEQLLAFRKETGSILNFPGSTTLEARDAALYLDCDILIPAALENQITVENAAKIKAKIIGEAANGPVSAGAEEILLKNGVMVVPDMYLNAGGVTVSYFEWLKNLSHMRFGRMEKRFDSNMYAKLVGTIEQLTGKTIGDREKEILTQGADEIDLVRSGLEETMVMSFKEIWHTYSQRDNIGSLRNAAFVVALEKISNDYASLGIFP is encoded by the coding sequence ATGAGTAAAGAATCAGAAGGCTCTTTTTTAGATAGCGTAAATAGAAATTTTGATAAAGCAGCTGCTTGCACAACTATTCCAAAAGGAATATTAGCGCAAATAAAGGCGTGTAATGCTGTTTATGAAATTCGTTTTCCAGTCAGAATCGATAATGAAATTCATGTAATAGAAGCTTATAGGGCGCAACATAGCCATCATCGACTTCCAACTAAAGGCGGTATAAGATACAGTCAGCATGTCAATAGAGAAGAAGTTGAAGCACTAGCGGCATTAATGACTTACAAATGTGCCATCGTTGATGTACCATTTGGAGGTGCTAAAGGAGGAGTTAAAATCAATCCTTGGGAGTATAAGGAAGACCAATTGGAACGAATTACAAGAAGATATACTACTGAATTGATCCGTAAAAATTTTATAGGTCCCGGTATAGATGTACCTGCACCGGATTATGGGACAGGACCTAGAGAAATGGCTTGGATATTAGATACTTATGTGACTTTTAAGGGTGGCGAAATTGATGCTGCGGGCTGTGTTACAGGTAAACCGGTTAATCAAAATGGAATCCAGGGACGCAATGAAGCAACAGGTAGAGGTGTGTTTTACGGACTTAGAGAGCTTTGTGATACGAAAGCAGCAATGGATAAACTGGGATTAACCGTTGGATTGGCGGGTAAAAAAGTTGTGATTCAAGGTCTTGGAAATGTTGGTTCTTTTACGGGCACTATTATGCAAAAAGAAGGCGGCATTACCATAGTTGGTGTTGCGGAATTTGAAGGATCTATATATAAAGCTGATGGTATAGATATGGAGCAACTTTTAGCTTTTAGAAAGGAAACGGGCTCAATTCTTAACTTTCCTGGGTCAACTACACTTGAAGCTAGAGATGCGGCCCTCTATTTAGATTGTGATATCCTTATCCCTGCAGCATTAGAAAATCAAATTACAGTTGAAAATGCAGCTAAAATTAAAGCCAAAATAATTGGAGAAGCAGCAAATGGACCAGTATCTGCTGGTGCTGAAGAGATTTTACTAAAGAATGGAGTTATGGTTGTTCCCGATATGTATCTAAATGCGGGTGGGGTAACAGTGTCCTATTTTGAATGGTTGAAAAATCTTTCGCATATGCGTTTTGGACGAATGGAGAAACGATTTGATTCAAACATGTATGCTAAATTGGTAGGTACTATAGAGCAATTAACCGGTAAGACAATAGGGGACAGAGAGAAAGAAATATTGACACAAGGCGCTGATGAAATTGATTTAGTTCGATCTGGCTTAGAAGAAACAATGGTTATGTCATTTAAAGAAATCTGGCATACATATAGCCAACGAGACAATATTGGCAGTTTGCGTAACGCTGCTTTCGTTGTTGCCCTTGAAAAAATATCTAATGATTATGCTAGTCTAGGAATATTCCCATAG
- a CDS encoding N-acetylmuramoyl-L-alanine amidase: MHVIKVCLAFTFSLWLFSLTAQKQKTSYIEVAAQKGQGVFALLRSYQLLGQSSNIDLFYEINGLQKNTPLTKGKKYYLPLVQIEFDKKSIRSSTKIKDYDLAKEIESYNEDLVKSGLKKKSYKQDFELWVPQFYLDQPNTINLVNQKPTQLKSEFSSKKTTSHIDTIANIAVKSKKITEDKLVSDTKLKDKEDSDTKMTDYDQFAKKVSNKSVDVALFGPNKRNVPIESNKLHNQIFYIVPGHGGPDPGAIAKDVFGDHDICEDEYAYDVSLRLARNLISEGATVYVIVQDKNDGIRDDKYLECDTDEKAMGTYEMPISQKKRLRQGMQYVNQLYLKHKLEGIQNQWMISIHIDSQPEESRQDVFFYYQSESKKSKKKAKKLQEVFSEKYGKYQGRDYNGTVSSRPLFVMRASDPEPVYVELANIRNKKDRERIILPQNRQILADWLMEGFLK; encoded by the coding sequence ATGCATGTGATCAAAGTGTGTTTAGCTTTTACTTTTAGCCTTTGGCTATTCTCTCTAACGGCTCAAAAGCAAAAAACCAGTTATATCGAAGTAGCAGCTCAAAAAGGACAAGGGGTCTTTGCATTACTTCGATCCTATCAGTTATTGGGTCAAAGCTCAAATATTGATTTATTCTATGAAATAAATGGTCTTCAAAAAAATACACCATTAACAAAAGGTAAAAAATATTATTTACCGCTGGTCCAAATTGAGTTTGATAAAAAAAGTATAAGATCAAGTACTAAAATAAAAGATTATGACCTTGCTAAAGAAATCGAAAGTTATAATGAAGATTTAGTTAAATCGGGGCTTAAAAAGAAAAGCTATAAGCAAGATTTTGAATTATGGGTCCCACAGTTTTATTTGGATCAGCCAAACACAATTAATTTGGTTAATCAAAAACCAACTCAACTGAAATCTGAATTTTCTTCGAAGAAGACTACATCACATATAGATACCATTGCAAATATTGCCGTAAAAAGTAAAAAAATTACTGAAGACAAATTAGTCTCAGACACTAAATTAAAAGATAAGGAGGATTCTGATACTAAGATGACTGATTATGATCAATTTGCAAAAAAAGTATCCAATAAGTCAGTTGATGTTGCTCTATTTGGTCCTAATAAAAGGAATGTTCCTATCGAATCAAATAAACTACACAATCAAATATTCTACATAGTCCCCGGACATGGAGGACCGGACCCGGGTGCAATAGCAAAGGATGTATTTGGAGATCATGATATTTGTGAAGATGAATATGCATATGATGTTAGTCTACGTCTAGCGAGAAATTTAATCTCTGAAGGCGCTACTGTTTATGTCATCGTTCAAGATAAAAATGATGGAATCAGAGACGATAAATATTTAGAATGTGATACTGATGAAAAAGCTATGGGCACTTATGAAATGCCAATTAGTCAAAAAAAGAGATTACGTCAAGGCATGCAATATGTTAACCAATTGTACCTCAAACACAAATTAGAGGGTATTCAAAATCAATGGATGATATCTATTCATATTGACTCACAACCTGAAGAATCTCGTCAAGATGTATTCTTCTATTATCAATCTGAAAGTAAAAAAAGCAAAAAAAAGGCTAAAAAACTCCAAGAAGTCTTTTCTGAGAAATATGGAAAGTATCAAGGGCGAGATTACAATGGCACCGTTAGTTCAAGGCCACTATTTGTAATGCGAGCTTCGGACCCAGAACCCGTTTATGTTGAATTAGCTAATATAAGAAACAAAAAAGACAGAGAACGAATCATACTTCCACAAAATCGCCAAATTCTTGCAGACTGGCTGATGGAAGGTTTTCTAAAATAG
- a CDS encoding DUF479 domain-containing protein produces the protein MLRPAVHKYAPVAADILLDHLLFKNWNRYVDKDYDEFADHIYQLLLSQLNFFPDKAKFITERMVNGLWLNQYKSIEGIQDVMTRMNRKATFEVDFNQSVQVFTDQFEIFEHHFLSFFDDMFIAAQQWTNLQSEMK, from the coding sequence ATGTTAAGACCTGCGGTTCATAAATATGCTCCGGTGGCAGCTGATATTTTATTAGATCATTTGCTTTTTAAAAATTGGAATAGATATGTTGATAAAGATTATGATGAATTTGCAGATCACATTTATCAATTACTACTTTCTCAATTGAATTTTTTTCCTGACAAAGCAAAATTTATTACGGAACGAATGGTTAATGGATTGTGGCTGAATCAATATAAATCGATTGAAGGAATTCAAGATGTCATGACAAGAATGAATCGAAAAGCAACATTTGAAGTTGATTTTAACCAATCAGTTCAAGTGTTTACAGACCAGTTCGAAATTTTCGAACATCATTTTTTAAGTTTTTTTGATGATATGTTTATAGCGGCTCAACAATGGACTAACCTTCAAAGTGAAATGAAATAG
- a CDS encoding heme exporter protein CcmB, which produces MKILIALIRKDLLFEWRSLYQISGLLAFLLGVAYLIYFFVGSPILETWNLLFWLVLLFLSFFIGSRLFEEDAIRYKSYLHQMVSPVQLFLAKVIFSFFLLTVLSVLLFCIFLILIPVTIHSWFNWMVLFIILNFGLAVIMTFGAFLAALGQNRTILLTILTLPLSFPSFGLSYSIGLRFLEGNAIKDCISNFQPMLAIDLISLALVIILLPYTWKN; this is translated from the coding sequence ATGAAAATATTAATTGCACTTATCCGTAAAGACCTTCTTTTTGAATGGCGGAGCCTATATCAGATATCCGGGCTATTGGCTTTTTTATTAGGGGTGGCCTATTTGATCTATTTTTTTGTTGGCAGTCCTATTTTAGAGACTTGGAATTTGTTATTTTGGCTTGTATTACTTTTTTTAAGCTTTTTTATCGGATCTCGTTTATTCGAAGAAGATGCCATTAGGTATAAGTCCTATTTACATCAAATGGTAAGCCCTGTTCAGTTATTTTTGGCCAAAGTAATTTTTAGTTTTTTTCTGCTGACAGTGCTATCTGTATTGCTTTTTTGTATTTTCTTAATATTAATCCCTGTTACTATACATTCCTGGTTTAACTGGATGGTTCTGTTTATCATATTAAATTTTGGATTGGCTGTAATTATGACTTTTGGTGCTTTTTTAGCAGCTTTAGGACAAAACAGAACCATTTTATTGACCATATTAACTTTGCCTTTATCATTTCCCTCATTTGGTCTATCTTATAGTATCGGACTTAGATTTTTAGAAGGTAATGCAATAAAGGATTGTATTTCAAATTTTCAACCCATGCTAGCTATTGATTTGATCTCATTGGCATTGGTCATTATATTATTACCTTACACTTGGAAAAATTAA
- the ccsA gene encoding cytochrome c biogenesis protein CcsA, producing MTVYHNWWKILGVVFIIYVLVRGILTPLKPGIFEISPSRFESGNEINIHVEGYNTFYTKGNLLAYIKHSDQFLIPSSKINVTSDNSLNVIFNIPKYFPDSNKLAQFTFILTSDHDGTTVLPSRIIIHQDSIDYQAGVLSWTLAQKPVFSNLHKYWFPYRNILHETIRNTFFHVSLWFTMFWLLFMSVYFSFKYLKTNVKDYDLKAFALVRTAIFFGVLGCLTGALWARYTWGTWWTKDIKLNMAAISLLIYFAYLILRASIDDEDRKARISGAYNIFALVAVVPLIFVLPRLTDSLHPGNGGNPAFGAEDMDNALRLVFYPSVIGFICLGCWMASLLYRLDRIQLKFDEKDNNS from the coding sequence ATGACTGTTTATCATAATTGGTGGAAAATATTAGGTGTCGTATTTATTATCTATGTTTTGGTTAGAGGTATATTAACACCATTAAAGCCAGGTATTTTTGAAATTTCACCATCTCGATTTGAATCGGGTAATGAAATTAATATTCATGTTGAAGGTTATAATACGTTTTACACCAAGGGTAATCTTTTAGCTTATATTAAACACTCAGACCAATTCTTAATCCCAAGTTCAAAGATCAATGTGACTTCCGATAATAGTCTAAATGTAATTTTTAATATACCTAAATACTTTCCGGATTCCAATAAATTAGCCCAATTTACCTTTATTTTAACTTCCGACCATGATGGAACGACAGTTTTACCATCCAGGATTATTATTCACCAGGACAGTATAGACTATCAGGCTGGAGTATTATCTTGGACATTGGCACAAAAACCTGTATTTAGCAATTTGCATAAATATTGGTTTCCTTACCGTAACATTCTACACGAAACAATTAGAAATACTTTTTTTCATGTTTCTTTATGGTTTACCATGTTTTGGTTATTATTTATGAGTGTATATTTCTCATTTAAATATCTGAAAACCAATGTTAAAGACTATGACTTAAAAGCATTTGCATTGGTGCGTACTGCCATTTTTTTTGGAGTTCTTGGATGTTTAACCGGAGCATTGTGGGCAAGATATACTTGGGGCACATGGTGGACAAAGGATATAAAATTAAATATGGCTGCTATTAGTCTTTTAATATATTTTGCCTACTTAATACTTCGAGCTTCAATAGATGATGAAGATAGAAAAGCCAGAATATCAGGAGCTTATAATATTTTTGCTTTGGTAGCTGTAGTTCCTTTGATTTTTGTATTGCCAAGACTAACAGATAGTCTTCATCCTGGAAATGGCGGTAATCCTGCATTTGGAGCAGAAGATATGGATAACGCTCTTAGACTTGTTTTTTATCCTTCAGTCATTGGGTTTATATGCCTTGGCTGTTGGATGGCCAGTTTGTTGTATAGATTGGATCGTATTCAATTAAAATTCGATGAAAAAGATAATAATTCTTAA
- the gyrA gene encoding DNA gyrase subunit A, producing MEELDKIIPINIEQQLQTAYIDYSMSVIVARALPDVRDGLKPVHRRVMFGMHELGMRYNKAYKKSARIVGEVLGKYHPHGDSSVYDAMVRMAQDWSMRYPLVDGQGNFGSMDGDSPAAMRYTEVRLARISDEMLEDIDKDTVDFRLNFDDSLEEPVVLPARLPNLLLNGSSGIAVGMATNMLPHNLREVVDATVAMVNNPEISLDELMTHIPAPDMPTGGIIYGVGGIREAYETGRGKVVVRGRAEIEIIDNREAIIITEIPYQVNKAFLIEKIAELVNEERITGIHDVRDESDRTGMRIVIEIKKDAISNVVLSNLYKYTLLQNSYGINNIALVRGRPMTLGLKDILREFIKFRLEVIVRKTQYLLKQAREKAHILEGLLIALDHLDEVIALIRASRTVEDAKQGLMSTFQLSEIQSKAILDMRLQKLTGLERDKIKEEYDELMLEIKRLDAILGDELLQREIIVNELTEIKQRFGDDRRTEITIAEGEINMEDMIANDEVVVTISHQGYIKRTKTSEYRTQTRGGRGSIGSKTKDEDFIEHMFIASNHNYLLLFTELGKCFWLRVYEIPEANKTSLGRAIQNIIMLPKEDKVRAYINIENLSDEEYQNNNFIVLCTKKGTIKKSSVKDFSRPRTNGIIAISINENDQLMEARLTNGKNEIIIANRTGRAIRFPESTVRAMGRNAAGVRGITLDASGNDYVVGMVCVDPNDKDANILVVSEKGNGKRSEINDYRVTNRGGKGVKTIQVTDKTGQLIAIKLVHDSDDLMITTNNGVTIRMHIDSLRIMGRATQGVRLIRLDENDQIGDVAIVKKEEEAEVIEPIIDENLLDSDITDNGEGLHEEE from the coding sequence ATGGAAGAGCTAGATAAAATTATCCCAATTAATATTGAACAACAGTTACAGACTGCTTATATAGATTATTCTATGTCTGTTATTGTTGCGAGAGCTTTACCTGATGTTAGGGATGGATTGAAACCCGTTCATAGGAGAGTAATGTTTGGGATGCATGAGTTGGGTATGCGCTATAACAAGGCCTACAAAAAGTCTGCAAGAATTGTAGGGGAGGTGTTGGGTAAGTATCATCCGCATGGGGATAGTTCTGTTTATGATGCAATGGTTCGTATGGCTCAGGATTGGTCCATGCGATATCCACTAGTTGATGGACAGGGTAACTTTGGCTCAATGGATGGAGACAGCCCGGCAGCAATGCGCTATACTGAGGTGCGTTTGGCAAGGATTTCTGACGAAATGTTAGAAGACATTGATAAAGATACAGTCGATTTTAGATTGAATTTTGATGATTCTCTGGAAGAACCAGTTGTTCTACCTGCGAGATTGCCTAATTTGTTATTAAACGGCTCATCAGGAATCGCTGTTGGGATGGCCACCAATATGTTGCCCCATAATTTACGCGAAGTTGTTGATGCTACCGTTGCAATGGTAAATAACCCTGAAATTTCTTTGGATGAATTGATGACTCATATACCAGCTCCTGATATGCCAACGGGTGGAATTATTTACGGCGTTGGTGGAATTAGAGAAGCTTATGAGACTGGGAGAGGAAAAGTAGTAGTCCGCGGTAGAGCGGAAATAGAAATTATTGATAATAGAGAAGCCATCATTATCACAGAAATACCTTATCAGGTAAATAAAGCATTTTTAATTGAAAAAATTGCTGAATTAGTCAATGAAGAGCGTATTACCGGAATTCATGATGTGCGTGATGAATCGGATAGAACCGGAATGCGGATTGTTATTGAGATTAAAAAGGATGCAATTTCCAATGTTGTATTAAGTAATTTATATAAATATACCTTACTTCAAAATTCATATGGAATTAATAATATAGCCTTGGTAAGAGGAAGACCAATGACCTTAGGTCTTAAGGATATATTGCGTGAATTTATCAAATTCAGACTTGAGGTAATTGTAAGAAAAACACAATATCTTCTTAAACAAGCAAGAGAAAAAGCGCACATACTTGAAGGTTTATTGATTGCACTGGATCACTTAGATGAGGTTATAGCTTTAATTAGAGCTTCTCGAACGGTTGAAGATGCAAAACAAGGTTTAATGTCTACTTTTCAGTTAAGCGAAATTCAATCTAAGGCTATTTTGGATATGCGACTCCAAAAATTAACCGGACTGGAAAGGGATAAAATCAAAGAGGAATATGATGAATTGATGCTTGAAATCAAGCGCTTAGATGCTATTTTAGGTGATGAATTATTACAAAGAGAAATTATTGTCAATGAACTTACAGAGATCAAACAAAGATTTGGTGACGATCGTCGTACAGAAATTACTATAGCTGAGGGGGAGATTAATATGGAAGATATGATCGCAAATGATGAAGTGGTTGTAACCATTTCACATCAAGGTTATATTAAACGAACAAAAACTTCTGAATATAGAACTCAAACCAGAGGTGGTCGTGGTTCAATTGGTAGCAAAACTAAGGATGAAGACTTCATCGAACACATGTTTATTGCAAGCAACCATAATTATTTATTGCTATTTACAGAATTGGGTAAATGTTTTTGGTTGAGAGTCTATGAAATTCCAGAAGCTAATAAAACATCATTAGGTAGAGCCATCCAAAATATTATCATGCTGCCGAAAGAAGATAAAGTAAGGGCATATATTAATATTGAAAATTTATCAGATGAAGAATATCAGAACAATAACTTCATCGTCTTATGTACCAAAAAAGGAACCATTAAAAAAAGTAGTGTAAAGGATTTTAGCCGGCCAAGAACCAATGGTATTATTGCCATAAGTATTAATGAAAATGATCAACTCATGGAGGCAAGATTGACTAATGGGAAGAATGAAATAATTATTGCCAACAGAACGGGAAGAGCCATCCGTTTTCCAGAATCTACGGTTCGTGCCATGGGTAGAAATGCAGCTGGTGTTAGGGGAATAACCTTAGATGCATCAGGTAATGATTATGTAGTAGGTATGGTCTGTGTAGATCCAAATGATAAGGATGCTAACATTTTAGTTGTTTCTGAGAAAGGTAATGGAAAGCGTTCTGAAATTAATGACTATCGTGTCACAAACAGGGGTGGTAAAGGTGTTAAAACGATCCAAGTAACTGATAAAACGGGTCAATTGATAGCTATTAAATTAGTTCACGATTCTGATGATTTAATGATCACCACAAATAATGGTGTAACCATTCGGATGCATATTGACAGCCTCAGAATTATGGGTCGGGCAACCCAAGGAGTAAGACTCATTAGATTAGATGAAAATGACCAAATAGGTGATGTAGCCATTGTAAAGAAAGAGGAAGAAGCCGAAGTTATCGAGCCGATCATTGATGAAAATCTATTAGATTCAGATATTACTGATAATGGAGAAGGATTGCATGAAGAGGAATAA
- the ychF gene encoding redox-regulated ATPase YchF: MGLQCGIVGLPNVGKSTLFNALTSAGALAANYPFATKDPNIGVITVPDSRLDALAAIVNPQRVQPTTVDIVDIAGLIKGASKGEGLGNQFLANIREVDAIIHVVRAFDDDNVVHVDGSIDPVRDKEIVDTELILKDIETVEKRLDRLRKQSKTGDKEILRELEFGDQLLKHLESGKTARSFIRDEETALYIKNSLILTGKPVLYVCNVDESSIHTGNHHTQKFIEFVKPENAQVLLISAGIEAEITELPEEDRAGFFSDLGLTEPGTFKISRAAYNLLELITYFTAGVKEVRAWTIKKGMKAPQAAGVIHTDFEKGFIRAEVIHYDDYIHYKSESAVKSAGKMNTEGKEYIVQDGDVMHFLFNV, from the coding sequence ATGGGACTTCAATGTGGAATTGTAGGTTTACCAAATGTAGGTAAATCAACTTTATTTAATGCACTAACCTCGGCAGGGGCCTTAGCAGCTAATTACCCATTTGCTACTAAAGATCCCAATATTGGGGTAATCACAGTACCTGATAGCCGATTAGACGCATTGGCAGCCATAGTAAACCCTCAAAGAGTACAACCCACGACGGTGGATATTGTAGATATAGCTGGATTGATTAAAGGAGCTTCAAAAGGGGAAGGACTAGGGAACCAATTTTTAGCTAATATTCGAGAAGTTGATGCCATCATTCACGTAGTAAGAGCTTTTGATGATGATAATGTCGTTCATGTTGATGGCTCAATTGATCCAGTCAGAGACAAAGAAATTGTGGATACTGAATTAATATTAAAAGACATTGAGACCGTAGAAAAAAGACTTGATCGATTAAGAAAACAATCTAAGACGGGTGATAAAGAAATTTTGAGAGAATTAGAGTTTGGTGATCAATTGTTGAAGCATTTAGAATCTGGAAAAACCGCACGTTCATTTATTCGAGATGAAGAAACGGCATTATATATCAAAAACAGCCTAATCTTAACTGGAAAACCAGTACTATATGTGTGTAATGTTGATGAATCCTCTATTCATACCGGCAATCATCATACTCAGAAATTCATTGAATTTGTTAAACCAGAAAACGCCCAGGTATTGTTAATTTCAGCAGGAATAGAAGCTGAGATTACAGAATTACCAGAAGAGGACAGAGCTGGTTTTTTTAGCGATCTTGGACTTACAGAACCGGGTACTTTTAAAATTAGCCGTGCAGCCTACAATTTATTAGAACTCATCACATATTTCACTGCCGGTGTTAAAGAAGTTCGTGCTTGGACGATTAAAAAAGGTATGAAAGCCCCTCAAGCAGCTGGAGTGATACATACTGATTTTGAAAAAGGTTTTATTCGTGCGGAAGTTATTCATTATGATGATTACATACACTATAAATCCGAGTCAGCAGTAAAATCAGCAGGCAAAATGAATACAGAAGGCAAAGAATACATCGTCCAAGATGGGGATGTTATGCACTTCTTGTTTAACGTATAA
- the ubiE gene encoding bifunctional demethylmenaquinone methyltransferase/2-methoxy-6-polyprenyl-1,4-benzoquinol methylase UbiE, whose product MLNQVKPYTNTPDSKKLQVTKMFNKIAPVYDFMNRFLSLGIDASWRKKTILEIPKSQEPLNLLDVATGTGALAFQISNQYPNYNIKGIDISEGMLALGQARIIKEGLSKNIEFLVGDAEQIPFPNDFFDVVTAAFGVRNFEHLELGLKEIHRILKSNGKMVILEFTKPRGFIFKPLFQLYFRYILPVVGKYFSKDPDAYKYLFESVQQFPDYERFTAKLQEAGFKNCNFQVLTFGICCIYTAEK is encoded by the coding sequence ATTTTGAATCAAGTAAAACCCTATACCAATACGCCTGACTCCAAAAAATTACAGGTGACTAAGATGTTTAATAAGATTGCTCCTGTTTATGATTTTATGAATCGATTTCTATCTTTAGGAATAGATGCCAGTTGGCGTAAGAAAACGATTCTCGAAATACCAAAATCTCAAGAACCACTGAATCTTCTGGACGTTGCAACCGGAACAGGTGCATTAGCATTCCAAATTAGTAACCAATACCCAAATTATAATATCAAGGGAATTGATATTTCAGAAGGTATGTTAGCCCTTGGTCAGGCAAGAATTATTAAGGAGGGTTTGAGTAAAAATATTGAATTTCTGGTGGGTGATGCGGAACAAATACCTTTTCCAAACGATTTTTTCGACGTAGTTACGGCAGCTTTTGGGGTTCGAAATTTCGAGCATTTAGAGTTGGGATTAAAGGAGATACACCGAATTTTAAAGTCAAATGGTAAAATGGTCATTTTGGAATTTACAAAACCTAGAGGTTTTATTTTTAAGCCATTATTTCAACTTTATTTTAGATATATTTTACCCGTAGTCGGTAAATATTTTTCAAAAGATCCTGATGCTTATAAGTATTTATTTGAATCGGTACAACAGTTTCCGGATTATGAACGTTTTACTGCCAAACTACAAGAAGCTGGTTTTAAAAATTGTAATTTTCAAGTTTTGACTTTTGGAATATGTTGTATATACACTGCAGAAAAATAA
- a CDS encoding PorT family protein, whose translation MSFLSLYGQGRMNNINYDGLKKKNHYFGLTLGYNYSSFKIEHSKRLIDNSTFKINEGIGNPGLTLSVITNFKLGEYFDYRLLPSISLGYRKLTYAPTNGGPLQEDLLESVFGEIPMLIRYTSAPYRDKKMFILGGVKYAYDFASNSRSDKSRFDIVRISPHDFQFEIGAGLQFFLPFFIFTPEIKFSHGLNNLLIYDGKLIESTIIDKLYSKTWTISFHFEG comes from the coding sequence TTGAGTTTTCTTTCGCTCTACGGCCAAGGAAGAATGAACAATATCAATTATGATGGTCTCAAGAAAAAAAATCATTATTTTGGATTGACATTAGGATATAACTATTCAAGTTTTAAAATTGAGCATTCTAAAAGATTAATTGATAATTCAACATTTAAAATAAATGAAGGCATTGGAAATCCCGGACTTACATTAAGTGTTATCACTAATTTTAAACTAGGTGAATACTTTGATTATAGATTATTGCCATCTATCTCGCTTGGGTATCGAAAATTAACATATGCGCCAACAAATGGTGGCCCTCTACAAGAAGATTTATTAGAATCCGTATTTGGCGAAATCCCAATGTTGATTCGATATACTTCTGCACCGTATAGAGATAAAAAAATGTTTATTTTGGGTGGAGTGAAATATGCTTATGATTTTGCTTCGAACAGTCGTTCAGATAAATCCAGATTTGATATCGTACGCATATCTCCCCATGATTTTCAATTTGAAATTGGTGCTGGATTACAATTCTTTCTTCCTTTTTTCATCTTCACTCCAGAGATTAAGTTTTCACATGGTTTGAACAATTTGCTCATATATGACGGCAAGCTCATTGAGTCGACTATAATCGATAAATTATATTCTAAAACCTGGACTATTTCATTTCACTTTGAAGGTTAG